In Capsicum annuum cultivar UCD-10X-F1 chromosome 8, UCD10Xv1.1, whole genome shotgun sequence, the genomic window ACACCACCCTTTACCCTCATCCAACCCCCTTCCCTCCACCCCAGCCCCCGTCCAACATCCCCCACCcctcactttttattttattttttaatttttttctcaattcaaatcttttcattttttttttggattaaaatttaaattgaaagtgagtgatagtggatATTGAAAAGTTAGTGAATTTCATTAATAAGCTTGAAAAAACTTAAAGTTTTTGTGAATTTggtaaagatattcaaatttaaaaataaaaaattcattatgtttgtatatatgaattaatagttaaaaatttaaattaattggagaagaattttaattatttggaatgaatttgatatttaatttgtgagcaaaaataaaaaaatgactatttaaatttttctactatttctaatttttttatttaattaaatttattttaatatttaatttcctatgtatcattttaaaaatgacatgaaatttaatgTAGTAGATGAAAATGACTAGGAGGCTGATGTGGCAGACATGACAGCTGACGTGGGGggcgagtgtgttacactcataaaaaaatatttaaaatattgcctTTTTAGTGGATTCAAGGAtctagatgacaaacatgtaagtagaaataTCAACATTACAAAACGAACATAGTACAAGAGTCCGTCAAACCATATTTTGCCATATTATTATGACACATTAACTTTTGAGGGATGAATGATGACcggttaaaaatatatattgagtgAAAATAAATCTAGAAACAATTATCTTatgaattatataatttaataataattattcctCGTATAGGTAGGgattttgtataaatattttttttttggcagCTATAAAATATGTCATGAACACTAACCACCAAAAAAATTCTTAGAAAATTCCCCTTTTTCTCAAGAATCCAAGAACATTGAGCGGAACGCGTGCTACTCACGGACTGGTTTGCGCGCGTAACATGAAATGTTAACATTCATGTTACTTATGGGCTCCACATTTCTTATCACCAGGCCAAGTGCGAAATTCTGAGAATTAAACTCGAAACACGGTAGCAAAACCCAGCGTATAATACGAGACTTGTAAATATACTTACTGCATACACACAGTATATATACCAAAGAGGCGGGAAAATATTAAACCCTAGTACCCAACCTTTGAGAAATTGGCTTCCTTTCTGTGACATTGGCTTTCCGATTTCTATCCAAAAATGGGAATTAAGGTATGTCTACGCACAAATAAACTGTTTAATCCATCAATTATTCGTTTTCGTTTTCATAAAACTGAACTTTGCCTTTGTGAATTTCTAGGGTTTAATGAAGCTGTTGGCGGATAATGCTCCATCTGGTATGAAGGAGCAGAAATTCGAGAGCTATTTCGGCCGTAAAATTGCAATCGACGCTAGTATGAGCATTTACCAGTTCCTGGTCTGTACATTTTACCTCTATATATACTTTCATGTTCAGAATGCACACCCAATTATTTGGTTGATAATCGAATTGTTGTGGTGGTAGATTGTGGTAGGACGAAGCGGTACGGAAATGCTTACAAATGAAGCTGGGGAAACTACTAGgtatattatgtttattttttttcctactatGTCTgaaaacatgaattggttttgtaATTTGTGATGATTTTTCGCTGACTTAGACGCGGAGTGTTTTAGTCCATCTGATTTCAAAAAGAATGGCGACTAACGGTCTAGTATCAGTTGGGACATtggtttattaatttttttaagtaaagCTTATACATTTAGAAGCTAGACAAGATGTGGTACTCTCTCGATTCGAATTTATATGACCTAGTATGAAATATGAATCAACacatttttagagaaaaatgataaCTTTTGAAAATCGCGATGTAAAACATGTCATAGCATTTATGTGACTATAAAACTTtgaaacttgtaatttaaaacatatcaaaacatCCATGTGATTATAAAAGCTTCTCATTGGACGTAAAATGACAAGTTTAAAGTTGattgttttcaaaattttgaagtgTCGCATAAAGTGGAGCATGAGGAGTTTAAGTTACAAGGTTGGTTAGTAAAAAGTACTTTAAATATGGTAGTCAAAGGGAAAACTGTTCGACTCCACGACTAGTAGTAATATTTTAGTCTAGATAAAATGAATATGACTAACATCTTGTGgcctattttttgttttaaacagTAAAGCAGGACATGTTGCATGCCTGCTGACTGCTGTTCTGGTTCATTTAGATAGTTGCTTATGTTAGGTTTGTTTTACTTGGTTCTACTTTGAATTTGACATTATATGACTGTAGCTTTTATTGATATGACGGCTATGTGCATTTTCAGTCATTTGGTTGGGATGTTTTCACGGACAATTAGGCTTTTGGAAGCTGGAATCAAGCCAGTGTAATTTTCTGCTTTAAGCGTTCATGTTTTTCCTTTTGCCCCTTTCTTGTCTTGCTCCTCTTCAGTAATTCCCATGTCTTTACTGACAGTTATGTTTTTGATGGGAAGCCCCCTGATTTGAAGAAACAAGAACTTGCAAAACGGTACGTAGTAGCTCCCTTGTATGCTCTTTGTATTATATCCATGACATCCTGCCTGTTCGTTCATGTTTTCACACTGTTTCTTGTCTATGCAGTTACTCTAGAAGGGAAGATGCCACAGATGACTTGGCTAAGGCTACAGAGGTTTGATAGTTATATGTCATATGATTTCAGTACCTCTTTTGGGCTTATTATTAACTGAATTTAATTTCCTGTACCCTCCACCACAGGAAAAGGGTTGGGGAAAGTATTTAAAATGTTCTATGTTTTTGGTCCACCTCTTATTTTTCCTCATCTGTGTGTATGTTCACATAATTGATATAGTTGCATTCTGATCACAGACTGGCAACAAGGAGGATATTGAGAAATTCAGCAAGAGAACAGTAAAGGTGGGTGTATGAACTTGTTCTTCTTTATGAGTGCTACTGGTTATTCCCGACTTTCCGAACTGGTTCTGAGTTTATTAGTTGCCTAAGACCAGAAATAGTGATTTTTTCTACTGCTCTTCCAATCGTCTCGCATAATAGATGGTTAAATGCCCTATTGTTCTGTTATCTAAGAATACAAGATTTGTAACACTCTGCTGAAATAGTCCAACAGCTTGAGATGCAGAGAGAACTAATAATGTCAAGAAAGGAAGCACCTTTGCTTACACGTAATCTGTTGAGCTTCACCGTTTAATATCATTTTGAGCAGACAAGGTTTCAGAAGTGGGTGGCTTATATGCTCAAAATCTGAAGCTTGTATCAATTTTCTGCTATTGAATTATGATTTACAACCTTGGTCAACACAGATTTGCAGGTTCTGAGTAGAAAAGAAGTTTCAACACTTTGGTGATAATTTTAGAATTACCTTTTAATACTCTTGTACGATTGGCAAGGGTGTGCTGCAGTAGTAGCTACTGCTACCACTCGAGTGGTCTAGACTTTGAAGAAAATGACTTGTTGTGAAATAGAGGATATCTCATTGTATAGCATTCTTTGGCTCGAAGACCTTCCGAAATGTTTGGGCTCTACcccttttttaaaattctaaGTAGCCAAAACCTGTGCATGTATTTGAATGACACATACCTGATTTTCAGGTTACGCCGCAACACAATGAGGACTGCAAAAAACTTCTCAGACTGATGGGGGTACCTGCTGTTGAGGTGAGTTCGAAGTCTGTATAAACATTCTGGTATAGGGTGTCAATTTGATGGCTAATGGCATTCACTGCACCTTAATTCACATAATTTACATACAATAATATGTTTGCAAAGTATAGTTTTGCCCCTGATGCGATGGAAAGTCTGAACTTTTTTGTTTTATGGTTCCTTAGGCTCCTTCTGAAGCAGAGGCTCAGTGTGCTGTACTTTGCAAGGCAGAAAAGGTATGTATTCCCTGTCAAATAATTAATTGCTTAGTACCATACCTGGGAGTTAAAGCAAACATCACTTATGAAATGCTCAGATTACCTGGTAACTTACTTGATGCTTCATATCGTTGGAATACATAATCTATAATATTGTAAAGGATATATTTAATGCTTACATTTGCAGATTTAAGCTTCCTTCATGGTATGTATAGTCCTTTGCACATATGCTATAATTAAAACTTCCaagggtggggtggggttgaCAATGAAATATTTCTCTGAAGAGTTGTGACGTGCAATTGAGTTAGATTTTCCACTTCCAAGTCATTCGTTGGGCATCGTTATGGATaagtatcagatgagaaagagTTCCTCTACTTGTCAGGTCTATgctgtggcctcagaagatatgGATTCCTTAACTTTTGGAGCTCCAAAGTTTCTTCGCCATTTAATGGATCCTAGCTCCAAAAAGATACCAGTAATGGAATTTGATATCTCCAAGGTAAAATGGGCCTCGGCACATTTTTTAGTTGATGTCTTGATGTCAAGTCTAATCTCTGATTTATGTTTTATTGCAGGTATTGGAGGAGCTCGAACTTAGTATGGATCAATTCATAGACTTGTGCATTCTTTGTGGATGTGATTACTGTGATAGCATCCGAGGTACGACGCTTATCAGTTAAATCTCTGTTTAAAATCATTTGACTGCATTATATAGATTGCTGTAATCTAAGAGCTCATAACTTCTGCCTTCATTTTTTCTGGATTAGTATATATGTTCCGATTCGTAATGCATATGTGCTTTGATTGTTGTAATGGAGATGTACATGTGCTTCTAGCCTTCTACCAAACGATGTGTGTAGATTTGGATCTTAGGCTACAATCTGTTACTATATAGTAGCTTCCttgttttctattttcatctttgCTTCCTCGGTTAGTTATGTGGAGATTGAGATACCAGAGAAATGCCTCccctcccacccccacccccaacattTTCAAGTCTAGGCCCCTATGCTACCTCGTGTTTTTCTGCACTATCCGTTCCCGGTTAAGGTACAGTAAGTGCCATTTTCGGGGTTTTGCACTTTGCAAAAGTTTTACCCTGTCCCCAGATCCCGACTTCTTAAAATCAATCTTACATTAGCATCTAGGAGCTATTTATACTCCATGTTCTTATGCTAGTTGCTACAAGCTTTACTTATGCTGCAACTGATATGGTTCGAGTGATTTGAGCAACAGTTCTTGGTATATAATCATTGATCTATGCAATAGGCATAGGGCCGCAGACAGCTTTGAAGCTTGTACGCCAACATGGGTCAATGGAGAGCATATTGGAGAATATTAACAAAGAGAGGTATCATTTGATGCTTTATGGAACCGAGTTCATcaactatgtattcatgcattcattGGGTGTTAACTAGCTCATCTTTGCCAACGGTCTTCAATTATCCTGAATCCTGATAAAATGAATCCTGATAAAATGAAAAACTATTTCCAGAAGCTTGTTGAATTTCTCTTGTTTCTCAAGGCAGAAAGAGCGAGGAGATgttgaaaatttagaaagtattcTGAAGGAGCTTGTTGTTTATGTAGAAGGATTTCCACTTTTTCCTGCAATACTGCTGGAGACTTTATGGATTAGCTCTATTTGATGGATTTATACTTCCTCCATACAATAAACAATGTTCTAAAACTTTTTGGCAGaaagattttgaaattttaatgttCACCCAAGGGACCTTATATTGTTAGGTAAACTATTAAAGAAAGGGAAGCTTGGTACACTAAGGCCTAAGCCCCCGCTACTCGTGGAGTTCTAGGAAGAGATGGATCACATTGGATCTATTGAACACAGCCTAGACgtacttttttatagttttatctCAAAATATATGGTCTTTTATGAAGTTAAATTTTCAAAAGTCTCTAGAACTTTGGTCTAGTAATAACAGCAGTGCAACTCGTGATGTGTGGGTTAGGCACACACCACCGGTTTGCTGCAATCAAAAGCCTGATTTTTAAGTGGAGAAGGATAGTGGGACGGGCCCATTATCTACCATGTTTTGAACCGATCTAGctctcaagtttttttttttggttattggaAAAAAAGTTAATGttcaaaaaaatt contains:
- the LOC107839762 gene encoding flap endonuclease 1 isoform X2, which gives rise to MGIKGLMKLLADNAPSGMKEQKFESYFGRKIAIDASMSIYQFLIVVGRSGTEMLTNEAGETTSHLVGMFSRTIRLLEAGIKPVYVFDGKPPDLKKQELAKRYSRREDATDDLAKATETGNKEDIEKFSKRTVKVTPQHNEDCKKLLRLMGVPAVEAPSEAEAQCAVLCKAEKVYAVASEDMDSLTFGAPKFLRHLMDPSSKKIPVMEFDISKVLEELELSMDQFIDLCILCGCDYCDSIRGIGPQTALKLVRQHGSMESILENINKERYQIPDDWPYNEARRLFKEPLVVTDDEQTELKWAAPDEEGLVNFLVKENGFNIDRVTKAIEKIKTAKNKSSQGRLESFFKPVSTSAPIKRKEPAQTTDKGAANKKSKAGGGKKKK
- the LOC107839762 gene encoding flap endonuclease 1 isoform X1, with protein sequence MGIKGLMKLLADNAPSGMKEQKFESYFGRKIAIDASMSIYQFLIVVGRSGTEMLTNEAGETTSHLVGMFSRTIRLLEAGIKPVYVFDGKPPDLKKQELAKRYSRREDATDDLAKATETGNKEDIEKFSKRTVKVTPQHNEDCKKLLRLMGVPAVEAPSEAEAQCAVLCKAEKVYAVASEDMDSLTFGAPKFLRHLMDPSSKKIPVMEFDISKVLEELELSMDQFIDLCILCGCDYCDSIRGIGPQTALKLVRQHGSMESILENINKERYQIPDDWPYNEARRLFKEPLVVTDDEQTELKWAAPDEEGLVNFLVKENGFNIDRVTKAIEKIKTAKNKSSQGRLESFFKPVSTSAPIKRKGTKCVLVSPIPVTKFKTLSLRSRPGVPPGVPGRLIYPSLGLRSNYSVPLSRHFCFGT
- the LOC107839762 gene encoding flap endonuclease 1 isoform X3 translates to MFSRTIRLLEAGIKPVYVFDGKPPDLKKQELAKRYSRREDATDDLAKATETGNKEDIEKFSKRTVKVTPQHNEDCKKLLRLMGVPAVEAPSEAEAQCAVLCKAEKVYAVASEDMDSLTFGAPKFLRHLMDPSSKKIPVMEFDISKVLEELELSMDQFIDLCILCGCDYCDSIRGIGPQTALKLVRQHGSMESILENINKERYQIPDDWPYNEARRLFKEPLVVTDDEQTELKWAAPDEEGLVNFLVKENGFNIDRVTKAIEKIKTAKNKSSQGRLESFFKPVSTSAPIKRKGTKCVLVSPIPVTKFKTLSLRSRPGVPPGVPGRLIYPSLGLRSNYSVPLSRHFCFGT